From Etheostoma spectabile isolate EspeVRDwgs_2016 chromosome 8, UIUC_Espe_1.0, whole genome shotgun sequence, a single genomic window includes:
- the LOC116693439 gene encoding forkhead box protein L1-like: protein MTLYHGRLPSLGVPSALSFSAPPLIYLYGGDSGAVVPAALSFMPARQQPPQKPPYSYIALIAMAIKSAPEQRATLSGIYQFIMERFPFYHDNKQGWQNSIRHNLSLNDCFIKVPREKGRPGKGSYWTLDTKCLDMFENGNYRRRKRKTKSQQDALNSKTGGHKRTKGPGPTTDPQSSLNHHTGSGAEEPAGQDAERMETQGDKKAILVPFNHAEPSQNPSIQRPKVSPNQDSIGRVRDGLQPTCPALRHTPLCMDGANVPGASGPREPEERRSAFSGRETERGPICAVSCAGNTNLAALARDRLKGNVPSRDKSKGFSIESILSKSEDEMRSSVLGLSAETCAERTSPELSSSVVFGARPHQWYQMGFPLCSYLSLTHRDKVLHFK, encoded by the coding sequence ATGACTCTCTACCACGGTCGCCTGCCGTCTCTCGGAGTGCCATCGGCTCTGAGCTTCTCCGCCCCCCCACTCATCTACTTGTACGGGGGGGACAGCGGAGCAGTGGTGCCTGCTGCCCTGAGCTTCATGCCGGCCCGCCAGCAGCCTCCGCAGAAGCCGCCCTATAGCTACATTGCGCTCATCGCCATGGCAATCAAGAGCGCACCGGAGCAGCGCGCGACGCTCAGCGGCATCTACCAGTTCATCATGGAGCGCTTCCCCTTTTACCACGACAACAAGCAGGGCTGGCAGAACTCCATCCGCCACAACCTCTCCCTGAATGACTGCTTCATTAAGGTGCCCAGAGAGAAGGGCCGGCCCGGCAAAGGCAGCTACTGGACCCTGGACACCAAGTGCCTGGATatgtttgagaacggcaactaCCGtcggaggaagaggaagacaaagagCCAGCAGGACGCTTTGAACTCCAAAACCGGCGGACACAAGCGCACGAAGGGCCCGGGCCCAACCACGGACCCTCAATCCTCTCTGAACCATCATACTGGCTCCGGAGCAGAGGAACCAGCGGGGCAGGATGCAGAGAGGATGGAGACACAAGGAGACAAAAAAGCGATTCTCGTCCCGTTTAACCACGCGGAACCTTCGCAAAATCCCTCCATACAGAGACCTAAAGTGTCCCCTAACCAAGACAGCATCGGGAGGGTGCGTGACGGCCTCCAGCCTACATGTCCCGCTCTGAGACATACTCCGCTGTGCATGGACGGCGCAAATGTCCCAGGCGCGTCCGGCCCCCGGGAGCCAGAGGAGAGACGGTCGGCGTTCAGCggtagagaaacagagagaggtccAATCTGCGCCGTCAGTTGCGCAGGAAACACTAACTTGGCTGCACTCGCGCGGGACAGGCTGAAAGGAAATGTACCGAGCAGGGATAAATCGAAAGGTTTTAGCATCGAGAGCATCTTGTCGAAAAGTGAAGACGAAATGCGCAGCAGCGTCCTCGGTTTGTCAGCGGAGACATGCGCAGAGCGCACGAGCCCTGAGTTGAGCTCGTCCGTGGTGTTCGGGGCTCGGCCGCATCAGTGGTACCAGATGGGATTCCCTCTCTGCTCTTACCTGTCACTCACACACCGCGACAAAGTACTGCATTTTAAATGA